The Schistocerca gregaria isolate iqSchGreg1 chromosome X, iqSchGreg1.2, whole genome shotgun sequence nucleotide sequence TCCTCGACGTATTAAGAGGAAAACGAATTCCCGGGTCACTATATATACAGAAAACATTCGCACACTGACCTCTTGTCTCAATGCCTCGAGTCATCACTATCGGTCACAAAGAAATTGAATGCTAAATACTGCGGTTCATAAAGCTCGAACACTTCTAGACAAGGAGAGTCTCGCAAATGAATTAAatgacctaagaatagtgttccgAAGGAATAACTGCTCGGACTGTTAAACTGAGCGGGTATTGGAGTCAAAATCAAGAACGGTTGAGAAATAGGCTGAGACAGATACCGAGGAAGAGAAGCCAAAACTGGCTTATCTACCTTATTCTGGCCAAACACTCCGAAAAAGATCAGTTAACTCATATAGGAAATATGATATCCCATGTATTTTGCCTCCTTCAGCAAAAATAAAAGCGTTCCTTGTAATGTTGAGACGAAGTAGGTCTCGACAACTGGGTGTGTATCGCATTCCATGCGAATGTGACACGAATTATATGGGGCAGACTACCAGAGCAGTCGAAGGGAGACGCGTGAAACGTCAGCGGCATAGCAGAGTGAAACAACCGAGCAAGTCAGCTGTCGCTATGCAGTGCCTCGAATATAATCACGAAATGGAATATGATAGGATCAATAATATCGTGGCGCAACCACCAGGTTTCTGAGACAGCATAATGGAGTCTATCGAAATAAAGATGCCAGAAAACTAGTAAATAGGGACGGAGGTTTCAATTTAAAGGGGTTTGGGGGAAAAAAAACTACCCCgctcggtgtggccaagcggttctaggctcttcagtctggaactgcgcgaccgctacgtcgcaggttcgaatcctgcctcgggcatagatgtgtgcggtgtccttctgttagttaggtttaagtagttctaagttctaggggactgatgacctcagatgttgagtcccatagtgctcagagccatttggaccatttttgaaacaccgcgATGCACACCATTAGCTGACTAGGTGTGAAATCTTCACGGTCGCGCTTCTAAACCTTCTTAAGGTGCAATTTTCAGTGCCAAAACTGAAAACTGTAGCTTTACAGAAATCGCAGTTATCTATTATGCTAAACATAAATTCCACGATTGACGCTATTCCTAACCATAATTTTGTACTCCCAGTTACATGTCCGAGTATTCGTACTCCCAGTTACATGCCCGAGTATTCGGTTAGTTTTGTAGGTATTTGTGCATCTTCTATTTTTGTAGTCGTGTGATACATCGTGTACATCTGTTTCAACTAAAATGTATGTTGCATTCCTAGCTTTTCCGATGATTGACAGTTTGTGAAAGGAATcacgaaaagtttttttttttttcagaaaaaggaGGGTTATTTGTGCTTAGCATTTTTCTCAGAACCGAATACAGCTTCTGTACGAACAGCTATTAGTCAAGACAGCGAAGACTGTCCAGGAAAATTGCACTTTTGTAATCCTCATTTATCTAAATCTTTCGTTTTTATGTTCACTTTTATAGCTTTCCGTTGCAGAAAGATTTGCGAAAAGTGCTACCGGAAAACAGTAATTAAAACGTAATGTGAATAATTAGTAAAGGATCCTGCTAGCAAAATTCTGTAAATATCGCTGTTGGGTGTTTCTTCGTACCTGGGAGACCCTTCAGTGGTAGTACTAAACCCACCAGGGAGAAACGGGGAAACAGTTACTTCACAATAATAGCATGCTTCAGCTGCATCATTATTATGTGTAGGAAAGAGTTAATGTGGTAATTAGTCCCAGTACATTCGCTGATGGTGCACAGGAAGGAGGTGTCGCTATATGCTGCCATTGTCATTATGTGTACCAGAAAAAAATAATTCTTCTAATAGGTCTCTGTGCGTAACTTAAAGGCACGCCCTTAAAATTCAAATAGTCTCTCGTACCACCTTCCATCGGAGTTAAATATTTTTCTGGCGATCTCGGTGTGACAGTGCGATCAACAAATAATTCATGCAGCCCTTCCCTGGGTCTTTCCTTTCTTCCGCCAGTCTAAGCTCGGTAAAGGCTCCTCACCAACGAGtaatgaaaaagaaatggttggAGGCTATAGTCTTCTAAGCTACCACCTTCTTGGATTGGTTAATCTTAAGATTCTGTCAATGAATGTgtgtaccattttcttttcttacgtggttGTTCCATGTTACGTCAAACCCGATGGATATTAAGAGATATTTGACAGCCATGGAGTAATCCAGTGATGAAAGAAATTTCAACTCagcgtccctccccccccctcccccagacccACCCCCCTTGCTAATTGGTAATTACGGCCATCttctctatacacacacacacacacacacacacacacacacacacacacacagggttcaCAAACTGTAGTTAAAATGGAGATCTAATTTACCTTGTAGACAAGTTCTCTTACGCTCTTAACTTTACCATAACTTGTACATTGTTTTTTGCAGTTGGAGTTCAAAATCCTACATTTTCACGTAAATGTAAATTCACTTCGGCTTATgtcctaattttttttaattcaaagtTGGCTATTCTAACACTAAATCATatattcaaaatcaaatggctatgagcactatgggactttactgctgaggtcatcagtcccctagaacttggaactacttaaacctaactaacctaaggacatcacacacatccatgcccgaagaaggattcgaacctgcgaccgtagcggtcacgccgttctagactgtagcgcctagaaccgctcggtcactctggctggCTAATCATATATTCATAATATGGACGAAGTTCCTGTTAAATTTTTTTTCCACATCAAAGGTCATCTTATCGATACTTCTAGGAAATGTGTTATTACTCTCAGGAATTGATTTCATCTTGGGACACATACGTCAGGCCTCAGCatattaatggtaataaatttttaccACTCTTCCCCATGTTGCGCTATCACTAATGAGATTTTATAGGAGATTTGTCAGCACTGAGAATCAAGACTTTGGTTGCTTGAAAAATGCTTCCCACATCGTCAGAGTGCAAATTTCCTAGCTGATCAATTAGTCTGTCAAACATCATAGCCTCATTTCAAAATGTCGTTCAGGAACCGACGTAAGCTGATAGTTGTCGTAGTTGTCCGTTTTAGGCGAATCCTTGTTTTAATTCCAATAATGTAAACAGTACCTTTTCTAAGGTATTTTGAGAAAATGTGGTTGCAAAATACTCCGGTTGTTTGGTTAACTAGACGCTGTAGATTTTCACAATATTCAGCCGAATATAGACGCAACTTGAAACATCATAGTTTCATCAGTCTTAATACTGACTCTTCCTCGCTGCTAAATAGGTGATCAGTGTCAACAGGGTTCGCGGAATTCCAGTGTCAGCTCTTTGCCTTAGTCAAAGCTTGTCCACTTCGTGCACGCGTACTAATCCAAAGACATTCCAGTGGATTGTGGTAGTTACTTAAATTCACCTCCATTCTTTCTGTCAGTAACAGAAAGAACAGTCAAACACAACACACTCCCTTCTCTTTACAAGCCTCATCATCCCCTCCCCCTCGGGTTACTCCTTTCATTCCACTATCCTTTGAAGACGTGAAGACTGTTATCTCCTCCCGTTCGACAACGAAGGCTTAGCGCTATGGGCTGTCAGATGGTAGTCCCTTCTTTAGTGTCGTTTCTGGTGTCCATctgaaaaacatgaaaaaagttAGGGTCACATGTTCTTGTAACATATTAACCTGTCAGCGACGTATGACCACCTAGTAGCATAATGGGGAGGGGGGGATGTGCATTCTTGGGTACAGTGTGGAGACGTCTCTTCCGCAACTCCGTACAGATCCAAtgggtgttggatcccaacggcgtcgtatcactagcagtcgagatgacaggcatcttatcagcacggcTGTAAGGGCtcctgcagccacttctcgatccctgagtcaacagatggggacgttagcaagacgacaaccatctgcacgaacaaatcGACGTCGTttccagcatcatggactatcagctcggagaccgtggctgcggttaccctagacgctgcatcacagacaggagcgcctgcgatggtgtactcaaagacgaatctgcgtacacgaatggcaaaacgtcattctttcggatgaatctaggttctgttcacagcatcacgatggtagcatccgtgtttggcgacatcgcggtgaacgcacattggaagtgtgtgatcgtcatactggcgtatcaccaggcgtgttggtatggggtgccattggttacacgtctcggtcacctcttgttcgcactgacggcactttgaacactggaagttattacatttcagatgtgttacgacccgtggctctacccttcattcgatccctgcgaaaccctacatttcagcaggataatgcacgaccgcgtgttgcaggtcctgtattggcctttctggatacagaaaatgttcgactgctgccttggccagcacattctccagatctctcaccaattgaaaacgtctggtcaatggtggccgagcaactgactcgtcacagtacaccagtaactactcttgatgagctgtggtatcgtgttgaaactgcatgggcagctgtgccggtacacgccacccaagctctgtttgaccaacctcaggcgtatcaaggccgttattacggccagaggtggttgttctgggtactgatttctcagaatctatgcacccaaattgcgtgaaaatgtaatcacatgtcagttgtagaataatacagggtgattcaaaaagaataccacaactttaggaatttaaaactctgcaacgacaaaaggcagagctaagcactatttgtcggcgaattaagggagctataaagtttcatttagttgtacatttgttcgcttgaggcgctgttgactgtgccatttcagccaataaagtttttggtcccttttcttcgaaggtgctactgtaactggactacagtatctggagatgttagagaattggctgttccctcagctcgaacaaggacaactattcatatttcagcaggatggagcgccaccacattggcacttatctgtccgtaactacctgaacgtcaactacccgagacgatggatcggccgccaggcagcccgtgacagagcacttcatcgctggcctccaagaagccctgatcttaccccctgcgattttttcttatgagggtatgttaaggatatggtgtttcggccacctctcccagccaccattgatgacttgaaacgagaaataacagcagctatccaaactgttacgcctgatatgctacagagagtgtggaacgagttggagtatcgcgttgatattgctcgagtgtctggagggggccgtattgaacatctctgaacttgtttttgagtaaaaaaaaacctttttaaatactctttgtaatgatgtataacagaaggttatattatgtttctttcattaaatacacatttttaaagttgtgggattctttttgaatcaccctgtatatttttccaatgaatacccgtttatcatctgcatttcttcttggagtagcaacacAGGAGTAACCAAAAGTTAGCGcctgtttttctttttgtaatggTGTGGTTTTTTTGTTGCCGGCAGGCGCTATGAAGTCGATGTGGGCGTGCCGGTCGGTGCGGCGGCTGGTGGTGGCGCTGGTGGCGTGGGGCCTGGCGCTGGTGGCGGTGCTGCAGCTGACGTCGGACGCGGGCGGCGCGTCTCGGCCCGTGCTGTCGGGGCCCAGCCGCCTGCTGCTGCACAAGATGGCGGACGCGCGCACGGCGCGCTCGGAGCTCACCACGCAGCTGAACGCCACGGCCGACCAGCTGGACGCGCTCGTCAGCCTCGAGCCGCTCGTCGACAAGTCGGCCGCCTGGTCCGAGGCGCGCATCGTCCAGGAGGTGCAGCGCCAGATCCCCAGCCTGCCCATCGCCTACTGGAACCGCCACAAGAACAAAGCCATGTACTACAAGAACGAGAGCTGCGCCAAGTTCCCCAGTATCTTCGAGCTCGAGTTCAACAACGTGTACTGGCAGACGCTGCAGACGAGCAACGGTAGCTTCCAGCTGTACGGTGCCTATTACGACGTGCGCAGGTTCAGCAGGATCGGCCCGGCCGTCCGTATCCTGGGAATGATAAACAGGATCGAGCCCACCGTCAAGACTTACTGCCAGTTCTGGTTCGAGTCTCAGAAGGAGCCGGTGTTCGTCAAGACTCTAGAGTACAAGTACGTATGGTACAGGAAGTGGGGCAATTACAAACAAGGCATCTACCAGCCGTACTTAATAGCGTGCCAAATTCCGCACAAGTTCCACAAGGAGGTGCCCGCCTCCGTATCTCTCGTCGAGAAGTTGTGCGACACCGCCACGAACAACCTGAGGGTCATTTACGACCGGCCGGAGAAGAAGAAAGACTTCGCAGTCTGCGTCAAGGGCCTGGACTTCCTTCACGAGGACCTGTCGGTCAGGCTAGTGGAGTGGATCGAACTGCTGGGCATCCTGGGTGCGGACAAGATCTTTTTCTACGAACTGCAAGTGCACCCCAACATCAGCAAAGTGCTGCGTTACTACGAGAAGCAGGGCCGCGTTAGCGTCACGCCGCTGACGCTGCCCGGCGGCCAGCCCAATGTGCCCGGCTTCCAGCACATGTATCTGGTGCGCAAGGTAaaccacaagcgccagaacgaGCTGATTCCCTACAACGACTGTCTGTACAAGAACTTGTATACGTACAAGTACATAGCGTTGCTGGACGTGGACGAAGTCATCATGCCCATCAACACTGCCTCGTGGAGGGAGCTCATGGACATCGTCGAGCGCAAGTCGTTAGAGATCAGAAACGAAACGAGGGCATCCTACAACGTCCGGAATGTGTACTTCCTGGACGACCTGATCCACAATCACGGCTGGTTCAAGAACATTCCGAAGTACATGCACATGCTACAGCACGTGTACCGCAGCAAGAACTTCACGAAGCCGAACCAGTACGTGAAGTGCTTCCACAACCCGGAGCGCGCGCTCACGCTGCACAACCACTTCCCGCTGGCGTGCCTCGCTTCCGGCTGCACCTCCTACTCCATAGACACCGGCGACGCGCAGCTGCAGCACTACAGGGCCGACTGCGTCAAGACCCTGAAGAAGACTTGCACCGAGTACCGGAAGAACAGTGTCATCGACACTACTATTTGGAAATACAAAGACAAGCTGATCCGCAGAGCTACCGAGACCCTGAGGAATCTCGGCTTCTTCGACATTGGCAGCAACAGTATTAAGTAATTCTGTTAAGTCTGCGTGTAATTTATTTTTCCGCGATGAAATATTTTGCGTATGGAGTGAACGCAGTGTGTTTGCGTGTGAACTTGAGTTGTTTTTTTGACTTTGCTCTTTGATGCTCGATGCGCGACATTTTTGTGCTACGTAAAGTGGCGCACTGCGCACTGTCACGTACTTAAGTGAACTTGTGTTCGTGTGCGACTAACTTTTTTTCGTTTTCGTGCAAAAGATTATGGACTGAGATTGATTCCTATTTATCGACGGCAGTGTGAAAGCAGCTTATTTTTTCGCTCGCATTTACATGCGAGAAAcgcatttatttttcttcttcgttGAATAAAGTCGATGAAATAAACGATGTATTTTTTCTCTTGTGAAATAAAAGCGCAGCAGCTTGCAGTAACAATTTTCTAATACTTTTTGTAACCTCAGTGACAGATTACCTTGTTGTTTCATTACCAGTAGAAATTACCTCCTCACCCAGCACTTCCTGAGTCTCAAAGTTTGTTTTACGTGTCGAGGACATGAAATTGTTATAGTACTGCTAAAGCTTTAATAAAATACACACAGATTAACAACAAACAAAGACTCACTTACAGAGGAAATTCACTAAAATAAAGACGGAATGCAGTAACAATAAAAATATAGGGTTTAACATGTAAACAAGAATTTATGAAATATAGAGCCAGACCAGTGTCCTAATGCTACAGCTGTTATAGTGCTGcagatgttttctttgatgaaaatcGGACTATTCGTGTTTCTGAATTTTTGGCAATTATTTTCTGACGTAGGCCTACTGTTAATTTTTCGAATACTTCGGTATTACGTCACACTGTTTTCTCTCTCTTTACACATGACTTAGTACAACAAAACTCTCACACGTGGCACAGCGAGAAAATAAGTTAGCAGCTAATTTATATTCTACTTACAAGGCACAGCGATTAAGATACACTACACGTTTTAGGCATGTCAGAGGTTGAAATGCTGTTCTATTCTTAGGTTTCGTCCACTGTATGAGATTTTGTTGATACAAGACTATGTTAGCGGCATTTCTGCCCTGTTTTTATCTAGGTCTAGTAAGAAAAATGAAAGAGAGTGCGAAAACGCCTTGAATGCATTTACAAATTGCAATAATTTCCGCATTGTATGTTAGAATATTAGGTTCCCCGTTCATGTTCCGCAGAGTTAGctgatcacgattgtaaaattcaGGTTCTATGAATAGAAAGAAAAACCATACACAGCTCATTCTAATTTTGTTGACAAATTTCTTGATTTGGATCATCATCAGACTCCAGAAATGCCCTCCATGTTAAGTTATGATTTTGTTAGGAATCGGAATTCGTCCCAAAGTTCTCACTGGATTTTAACGTTTTGGACGACTGGCTGCTTTCTGATCTCTGATAGCAATAAGAGTGGTCAGCCAGCTATGTTCATCTGGGGAAAGCTTTTGCCTTTATCCAACAAATTTTCACTTCCTGAAGCAGTGGTCTTCATTAAATTTATCACGATTTTATTTAAATGTGAGGTCGTGTTCATGTGCGTGCTTTGTGACACGCACGTTCACGCATAATTTGGTTAGTTTTATTGTACTAATGATTTTAATAATTTACAAAAAGAATAGTTTTCTTCAGCCACATTTTTGTTCCAGTATTCATTGACACACAGCGTCACGGTAGCATGCTGCATCGTCAGATGCCTAACTGTTATTTATACGTCAATTATTATATTACACATTCCTGTGAAGTGCACAAGAATTTTGCTGGTTGTGCCGGCGAGGTTATGTTCAGAGATATTATCGTTCTTGTCCAGGAATATGAATTTTAGTTTACACGATTTTCGTGCGTTGTATTATGTAAATAATGTCCAAGATATTTTTGCtagagcgcgcgcgcacacaacaCTATCATTTCAAAATTCCTCCGAAAGTTCTTCGCAGTTGTGTAGCTAGTGCATGCCAAAGATTCAACTGCTGTGACAATACTGTGGCTACAGATATTTCTGTAAAAGTATGTCTACATAATTGTACTTATCCAACGTGGTTTTCAGTGTTCTTTTCCAAAAGATATTTTCTCATTATTAATAGGACAAGTACTCTGAAGCAGCTATACTCTTAATTGTACAAGCATTCGCTAAAACCGAAATTTGCTCACAATGACATCttaaacatgcaaaacaaaaagaatGACATCGGCCCGCTATGATAAGTCTCCGTCAGAGGAGCGCGATGTGACAATAGGCACACTTGACAGAGGTTTATACGGTTGTCCATGGACCGCACGTCTACAGCATCCTACCATTACCCAGGTTTACATGTCGGCTGGCTGGCGCATGATTGCGACTTCCTAGCTCCGTCGAGAGGCAGGTGGGAGGTTAGTGCTAAGACCctccagcgctctctctctctctctctctctctctctctctctctgctccagaGCGTCAAATCAGCGACCTGTTTGCAAGTTTTCAGTTTATCCTTAATTTGCGTCATTTTAAAATTATTGACCACTTTCCTTGCTCCCCATTCTTGACGGTTCCTATTTGTTCCTCTCACTGTCATCGTCAGTCCTAAGActagcttgatgcagctctccacactattctactcagtgcaagcctcttcatcatcgcggaactactgcatcctacatctatTTGAATCTATTTATTGTAGGCAGACATTGGTCTCCTCCCACAATTATTATCCCTCATGTTTCCCTCCACTGCTACAAGTAAACACGATTCCTAGGTGCCTTAAGATGTGTCCTCTGGACTGGTCCATTCTTTTAGTCGTATGGTGCCATAACTTCCTTTTCTTTCCAattagattcagtacctcctcgtcaaTTACCTTATCTTCCCATCTGCTCTTACGCATCTTGCAGGAGCATcacctttcaaaagcttctattttcttcttgtctgaaaataccttcagaaaagacttcaccacttaaatttatgttcttaaaattttcattttatgaagAGCTTTCCTTGGAttcgccagtctgtattttatatttccTTCACTTCAGCTATCAACGGATGCTTTTatgcacaaacagcaaaactcattcctAAACTAACTTCTTCAGCAATGCGTGACTGattaaattacatttcattaccTTCGTTGATATTTCTTTTATAACCTCTTTTAAAGGCACTAGACATCCTTTCAAGCGTTCTTCAGATTACTTTGtcttctctgaaagaattacaatgtcgtcagcagacCTAAAGGTTTTAACTTCTTCTCCCTGTACATAAATCCGTTTCCaaatttttctgctttctttgctgattgctcaatgtacagatggaataacaaaggggataggttacaaccctatctcactaccttctcaaatgctatttccctttcatgtctttagACTGTGACAGTTACAATCTGATTCTTGTACTTCATGTAGATACTCTTACACTTCCTAAATTTTATCTCTGCTGTCTTCAGAATTCCAgtgtgtgtattccagtcaacgttgtcaaaatttttctctgcctcgacaaatgctataaacaaaggtttgtctttctttcttcAACCTATCCTCTGCGCGACAAGTAAGGTGAACGAGGACTCCGCCGACAAACTCTGAGACTTGGAAGTATGAACcaaaactcaaaaaaaaaattccagttacCATGGGCCCTAGAATGCATACCttaaagagctacgagcacttgttcagaagAGATATGTCTCGCAGTAGCAAATATGTAGTGCTGAGAACTCTTTAAGTATACACTTTGGAGCCCACGTTTACTGtacatttttgttcttgttttagaCCGTACtaaaacctctgaaagtttgtcggtggtggTCTGGTTCACCCAATTTATCATTGAACATGACTTCTGAATCACCACGTATTCCATCCACCTTTTAGCCTTCCCTTTTTGCTTAGTACCGGCTTGCCATGTGATCTATTAAGATTCATAgaggtgcctctctctctctctctctctctctctctctctctctctctctcttttccaaagacttctttaattttcctacaggcggCATCTACCTTTTTTTACAGTCATGCATGTTTCTAAAACTTCACATTCTTCCTCTAGCGACAGCTACTTAATCACTTCGTCAGTCTCATTTGGTTCACTTGctgtagttttatattttctcctttcgtcagataAATTAAATATCTCCTCCTGTGTTATCCGAGGATTTCTGACAAGGGGACAGCACCTACCCGTCAtcagatttcgtccaaatttatggtaggaCACCTCGACAAAATAACGCCACGTACACCTTTAAAACCGCCCAAGTAATTTCGTGTAATCGTACCAGGCAGCGCTTGTTGGACGTATCTGTCCGTACTGTGATGCCAACCAGCCGCACAACAAGGTATTAAAACTTCTCAATCACCCTACATCTCAACGTCACACACGCCATTGTGCCAAGCAACTGAACGGCTGCTGTTATATTAACGTAAGCATTATTGGTTGTTTTTGCCGCTGTATTAATGAATAACTATATAAAATTTACTTTTCTGTGATCAGTCTAGGTCTTCTTTAAGGTGACAAAACTTAATTCATAAGAGTTATTTGTAATACacagggtgaatcactaactattgccaccaagaatcacTCGGAAAGTatggtaggagctgaaaagtttgtgggacaaaagttgcatgggactatgggggccataatatgaagttggtttttttgttgctaggtggggtcgctacaGAGATATGAAGGCCCATTTT carries:
- the LOC126298566 gene encoding uncharacterized protein LOC126298566, with amino-acid sequence MKSMWACRSVRRLVVALVAWGLALVAVLQLTSDAGGASRPVLSGPSRLLLHKMADARTARSELTTQLNATADQLDALVSLEPLVDKSAAWSEARIVQEVQRQIPSLPIAYWNRHKNKAMYYKNESCAKFPSIFELEFNNVYWQTLQTSNGSFQLYGAYYDVRRFSRIGPAVRILGMINRIEPTVKTYCQFWFESQKEPVFVKTLEYKYVWYRKWGNYKQGIYQPYLIACQIPHKFHKEVPASVSLVEKLCDTATNNLRVIYDRPEKKKDFAVCVKGLDFLHEDLSVRLVEWIELLGILGADKIFFYELQVHPNISKVLRYYEKQGRVSVTPLTLPGGQPNVPGFQHMYLVRKVNHKRQNELIPYNDCLYKNLYTYKYIALLDVDEVIMPINTASWRELMDIVERKSLEIRNETRASYNVRNVYFLDDLIHNHGWFKNIPKYMHMLQHVYRSKNFTKPNQYVKCFHNPERALTLHNHFPLACLASGCTSYSIDTGDAQLQHYRADCVKTLKKTCTEYRKNSVIDTTIWKYKDKLIRRATETLRNLGFFDIGSNSIK